From a single Candoia aspera isolate rCanAsp1 chromosome 2, rCanAsp1.hap2, whole genome shotgun sequence genomic region:
- the LOC134492109 gene encoding zinc finger protein 165-like, whose protein sequence is MEQEVPEGAGKGKRSKAVLNDLCGPQAEIGTELRFQKILKPIKQEPEDELQQRWETQWQKFLNTMQAPYFPEVHPQLSRPPSEDSPKEFQAAFSPLKGITETRIWPREEVFSQETLGTCEKGPDPSVQVKEEMWGEDMDSLEEQSQHFRQFCYQEAEGPRNVCEQLWRLCHQWLKPERHTKEQVLELVVLEQFLTILPEEVQGWVREGRPQTCVQAVTLAEDFLLNLQRRQQELELFEEVVVNSPKAELDPSDTEDLGQSVEVEPDGDGDPPLFSDGERSQSHQPEEMEPGELSRMSRKDIREQVIPDPCFASGCENEEQDLRQGSAWKAEFSDISFEGGRGTSFQVPEVAGRPRGQERLRCTQGNSARKVPRKNTACREDGSDRSPSQKRLPGQGSQKTAPEGVRSGPCFDLPQPAKTLSYECSYCGKRWPCQSQLRRHVKIHTGERPHKCTDCGKSFSTSSNLSQHKRVHTGERPYRCKDCGKSYRRRASLVQHERETCRKGNQLNAPAVGYVVLGNCTLLCMKKSTPSGKNRVIAPKGGEVPLAAQPLNLLTGCSQERSQLNAGT, encoded by the exons atggagCAGGAAGTGCCAGAAGGGGCTGGAAAAGGGAAAAGATCCAAGGCTGTACTGAACGATCTCTGTGGCCCCCAAGCTGAGATTGGCACTGAGCTTCGGTTTCAGAAGATTTTGAAACCCATCAAGCAGGAACCGGAAGACGAACTGCAGCAGCGCTGGGAAACCCAGTGGCAGAAATTCCTGAACACCATGCAGGCCCCTTATTTCCCAGAAGTACACCCACAGCTGTCTCGGCCCCCATCAGAGGACAGTCCTAAAGAATTTCAAGCTGCTTTTTCCCCCTTGAAGGGGATCACAGAGACCAGGATATGGCCTAGAGAAGAGGTGTTCAGCCAGGAGACCCTTGGGACCTGTGAGAAAGGCCCGGATCCTTCTGTGCAAGTGAAagaagagatgtggggggagGACATGGACAGCTTGGAGGAGCAGAGCCAGCATTTCCGTCAGTTCTGCTACCAGGAGGCTGAAGGGCCCAGAAATGTTTGCGAGCAGCTTTGGAGGCTTTGCCACCAGTGGCTGAAGCCGGAGAGGCACACCAAGGAGCAGGTCCTGGAGCTGGTGGTCCTGGAGCAATTTCTGACCATCCTGCCTGAGGAAGTACAAGGCTGGGTAAGAGAAGGCAGGCCGCAGACCTGTGTCCAGGCGGTCACCCTTGCAGAGGATTTCCTCCTGAATCTACAGAGAAGACAGCAG GAACTGGAGCTTTTTGAAGAGGTGGTGGTTAACTCCCCCAAGGCAGAACTGGATCCATCAGACACAGAGGACCTGGGGCAGTCCGTGGAGGTTGAGCCCGATGGTGATGGCGACCCTCCCTTGTTCA GTGACGGGGAAAGGAGCCAGAGTCATCAGCCAGAGGAAATGGAGCCTGGAGAATTAAGCAGGATGTCCAGAAAAGACATACGAGAGCAGGTTATCCCGGATCCTTGCTTTGCTTCAGGTTGTGAGAACGAGGAGCAGGATCTTCGTCAGGGAAGCGCCTGGAAGGCTGAATTCAGTGACATCTCCTTCGAAGGAGGCAGAGGGACCTCTTTCCAGGTGCCTGAAGTAGCAGGAAGGCCAAGAGGTCAGGAGAGACTGAGATGTACCCAAGGAAACTCAGCCAGGAAGGTGCCCAGAAAAAACACGGCTTGCAGGGAAGATGGTTCGGACAGAAGCCCCAGCCAGAAGAGGCTTCCCGGGCAGGGGTCCCAAAAGACGGCCCCAGAAGGTGTGAGAAGTGGCCCGTGTTTTGACCTCCCTCAACCCGCCAAGACTCTGTCCTACGAATGCTCCTACTGCGGCAAGCGGTGGCCCTGCCAATCTCAGCTGCGCCGGCATGTCAAAATCCACACGGGCGAGCGGCCGCACAAATGCACCGactgtgggaagagtttcagcacCAGCTCAAACCTCAGCCAGCACAAAAGGGTGCACACCGGGGAGAGGCCCTACAGGTGCAAAGACTGCGGGAAAAGCTACCGACGCCGGGCCTCCCTGGTCCAGCACGAGAGGGAAACGTGCCGGAAGGGGAACCAGTTAAACGCCCCTGCGGTGGGGTACGTGGTGTTGGGGAACTGCACCTTGCTGTGTATGAAGAAATCAACACCGAGCGGGAAGAATCGTGTGATTGCGCCAAAGGGAGGGGAGGTCCCGCTCGCCGCTCAGCCCTTAAACCTCTTAACGGGATGTTCACAAGAGAGAAGCCAGTTAAATGCTGGCACTTAG